GACACGATCAAAGAGGCAATTGTAAAAACAAGGTATTCTTAAGGTTTAAGATCTTATCGGTTTAAGAATTTCGCTTAAGGTAAAAGTAAATGGTGAATAAGAATGGTGGAAGGATTATGAACATTTTTATCATCTTCTACATCTTTTAAATATTCAACCTTAGTATTTGGGTTAAAAAGATAAGAAGTTTTAAAAACTCAACTCTCTTCTTTTTTATTATCGATAAATCTCTCATTAATCCTCGATCAAACTGACGATCATTTCTACCGTTAAGTTTATGCATAATATAAAACTACATTTTGGTTGGTAGATATGAAAGGGAGTGAAGTCATAGTTCATAAATTAGTTGAAGAGAACGTGGGTGTAGTGTTTGGCATACCAGGGGTTCACATCCTCCCGATATACGACGCACTTTATGATCACAAGGAAATAAGGCTTATTACAACACGGCACGAACAGGGAGCCGCTTTTATGGCTGATGGTTATGCTAGAGCTTCTGGAAATCCGGGTGTATGTTTATTAGCAGCCGGCCCCGGTGCTACGAATGCTTTAACTGCCGTAAGTACAGCGTATCTTGATTCTTCACCGTTACTCGTGTTAGCCGGTGGTGTTCATACAACCTCTGTAGGTAGAGGGGCGCTACATGAAATCAACCAACTACAAATGTTTCAATCTATAACTAAATGGTCAGTAAGGGTTAGATCGTTTGAAGAATTATCCACATCTCTAAGTAAAGCTTTTTTCATCATGCGTTCGGGAAGGCCCCGCCCCGTCTACGTTGAGCTACCGTTGGACGTTCTATTTCAAGAGGGAGAATTAAGATCTTCATTTAAGATAAGTGAAACGAAGCCTTCAGCAGAACCTATGGTAATAAAAGAAGTGGCGAATCTACTTCTTTCGGCATCTCGCCCAGTAATAATAGCGGGGGGCGGTGTGGTTAATGGTGGAGCACATTCTGAACTCTTAGAACTTTCAGAATTCTTACAAGCACCCGTTATTACGACGATCATGGCAAAGGGAGTATTTCCCGAAGATTCGCCTCTATCATTCGGTCTCCTTCGAGATGATGATATCATCTTACCGCAGGCCGATGTAGTGTTAGCATTAGGTTGCCGATTTTCCGAAAGATCTACGAAAGCATGGAGTTTAAAACTCCCCTTAAACCTTATCCAAGTAGATATAGATTATACCGAAATCGGTAAGAACTATCCAGTAAAAGTTGGTATAGTGAGTGATGTTAAAGAATTTTTATCGGGATTGCTCAAAGAACTTAAAAGCAGAGGCGTACATTTCTCAAGAAGAGAGTGGTTAGATCGACTCATTACTTTAAAGAAGAGTTATCGTATCGATGAGGAGTTGAAACTCTGCTCCGAAAAGGCTTCGATTAAACCACAACATATGATGATGCTCCTTTCAGAGCTCATACCTAAAAATGCAGTTGTAGTATGTGATGCAGGGAATAACGCCATCTGGGCTGAACGTCTAATTAAGAAGTATACACCAAGAACCTTTATTGAGCCTTCTGGCAATACTACCATGGGATTCAGCGTCCCAGCAGCCATCGGTGCAAAACTTGCTAATAGAGAGAATCCAGTTGTATCTATATGTGGCGATGGAGGCTTTATTATGTCTTGTAACGAAATCGCTACAGCGGTACAAGAAGAGCTCCCTATAACAATCGTGATCTTGAACGATGGCGGGTTCGGAGCGATTAGGCATTTTCAAAAAGCTTGTTACAAGGAGAGATACATTGGGGTCGATCTTCTAAATCCGGATTTTAAAAAGCTCGCTGAATCTTTCGGAGCGATTGGAGTTACTGCTTTAACACTTAATGAGTTTAAAGAAGCTTTCGATATCGCTTTAAAAGCTGATAAAGTGACTGTTATTGATGTGCACATAGATAAAGAAGAGGCTCCTTCTCGCCCATCTTCCTTTATTGATAAATACAAACCTTAATTAATCATTAGGTAGAAACAGAAAGGTTCATGAGGAAAAATATTGTGAGACCGAATCGATTATATAAACTCTGTAAAAGTGTGAAAATAAATTATTAACAAAAATTAAGATTAAGACTGAATTGTTGTCATAAATCTCTTACATTATATCACTTTATCATTTAATTCTATGCTATCGATCGGAATATTTAACAAAATGCTGAGTCTTTCCAATATAGCCCTTGCCCCCTTTGGATCGGGATCCTCTGGATCTTCAAGGTTCGGTTGAGTCCTACCAAATAAACATACACCTCTTATACCTCTCAATCTTCCTAAACCGAAGATGAGGGCCGAAAGGCCATAAAATTCACCCTCATACTCGGTCTCAATACCGTACTTTTTCATCTCTTCTATAAGTTCTGAATCGGTAGCGGCGCAGCAAACATCTTTACTCCCCACACCATAACCAGCAAGTACTATCATCCTTTTAACGTTGAACCTTTCATACACATCCAATACTTTCTTCGCCACCTCGTACTGGCCTTGAAAATTTGCATGGTAACCTTTGGTCAATAGCAATTCTGGATCTTTTAAGTAGTAGAACTCGATCTTTGGTATTATGATCTGATTCTCATGTATTAAGACACCAGCGAATCCAGGATAGTCTGGATGTGCTATGTAAGAAGGTATCGTTTCATGTTGAGCAGGGAAGTGTTCTGAATACAGCTCGGCGATCAATCTCGGTTTTAACCTTTTGATTAAAAATTCCAAGGCGATCTTTCCGACCGATCTTAAGCCTGGAGAGGCTACGATAGCGATAGGCTCTTTAACCATCGGTTCCTCAAGGTACCTAACCCACGTCATGACCTTTCAGACTTTCAGAAGTAGATATCTTTTGGAGGTGTGGGTGTAGTAGCTTTACGTATGACTTCTCTCCAATACTTCTCCTTCTCTTCGAGTTGTCGGATGAGCTCTTCAGTAAACTTCACTCGCTCCTCCATAGGTTTAAGATCGATCTCGATCTCCAACACTTTACAAAGAACCTCTAATAGAGATTGGGCCGCTCTCTGATCGATTACCGTCTGGCCCGATGGGGTTACATAACCGGGAGTTTCACTTAACAAGCAGACCGCTGGAATATTTTTAAGCTTGGCGAGGCCGAATATCAAACCATTTGTACCACTGATGCCCCCAACATCCATTTGGATAACTCCATACCTCTTAAGCTCCTCTAACAATTCCACATGAGTGGCAGCTCCATATACCTTCGGCTTTGTAATTGGCTTATTAGTGACATAAGCTGCCATTGTGAAGAGTTTTTTGACCTTAAATCTTTCAGCCCTATTCAAAACTTCCTTCGCAACCTCATACTGCCCCTCGGGGGTCAATGCTTGTACATTCCCTGTGAAGATTATTAGGTCATTCTTCGATCTTTCATTCTTCCAGTAATAAAATTCATTTCTTAATAACTCAACCGTACCATCCTTTCCGATCAACACATAAGGCGGGAATGCTGGAGAGTAAAGCTCTTCGAAGAGTTCTGCCTTGAGCCCCTCTATTAAATAGTCTGCTGAGATCTTTGCCACGTAACCTATGCCCGGTAGCCCCGTAACCATGTAAGGGTCTCTGAGTTGAGGCTCTTTGTAAATCTTAAAATCCATGTGATCACCACTTAAAGGTCATCGATCCAATTAAATCTTTCTTCACTTATAAAAATTCCTCACAACATCATAAATATCTTTTAAACCATTCTAAACTCAGATCGATCACTCGCTTTAGATGATCATTATTCGAAAATACGTGGTCTGCACCATCTATTATCTCAAACCTCTTCGGCGATGATGCGGCTTCGTAAAGTCTTTTTGCATGCTCTAAAGGGACTATCGTGTCCGAACTTCCATGAATTATTAATATAGGAGGTGCATCCTTTATATCTCTAAGTAAATCGTATTTCTTTAGATCTTCATAGAATGTCCTTTTAAACCTCCTACCCGAAGGGAGTATGTAGTATTCACCTTCTTCTCTCGGGATCATCGGTCGATCGAACCGAGGTATCTTGTATGGTGTGCCAAGGGTTACGATAGCCTTTACCCTTGGATCTTTACCAGCGATTGCAACCATTCCACCAAAGCTCGATCCGATAACACCCAACCTATTCATATCAACCTTTCCCGTACTTTGAAGGAATTGTAGAGCGGATCTGTAATCATTGATTCTCGCACTCAGAGTGACATCTTCGAACATACCTTCACTCTTCTCTTCACCTTCACCACAACCTCGAAAGTTAAACCTTAAACATGCATAACCTTCTTCGTAAAGCTTCGATGCGATCATCAACCATT
This is a stretch of genomic DNA from Nitrososphaerales archaeon. It encodes these proteins:
- a CDS encoding alpha/beta fold hydrolase; the encoded protein is MESETITFYSEGQKIYGNLHLPYKGSPCIITLHGLESSKDSIKWLMIASKLYEEGYACLRFNFRGCGEGEEKSEGMFEDVTLSARINDYRSALQFLQSTGKVDMNRLGVIGSSFGGMVAIAGKDPRVKAIVTLGTPYKIPRFDRPMIPREEGEYYILPSGRRFKRTFYEDLKKYDLLRDIKDAPPILIIHGSSDTIVPLEHAKRLYEAASSPKRFEIIDGADHVFSNNDHLKRVIDLSLEWFKRYL
- a CDS encoding thiamine pyrophosphate-binding protein, which gives rise to MKGSEVIVHKLVEENVGVVFGIPGVHILPIYDALYDHKEIRLITTRHEQGAAFMADGYARASGNPGVCLLAAGPGATNALTAVSTAYLDSSPLLVLAGGVHTTSVGRGALHEINQLQMFQSITKWSVRVRSFEELSTSLSKAFFIMRSGRPRPVYVELPLDVLFQEGELRSSFKISETKPSAEPMVIKEVANLLLSASRPVIIAGGGVVNGGAHSELLELSEFLQAPVITTIMAKGVFPEDSPLSFGLLRDDDIILPQADVVLALGCRFSERSTKAWSLKLPLNLIQVDIDYTEIGKNYPVKVGIVSDVKEFLSGLLKELKSRGVHFSRREWLDRLITLKKSYRIDEELKLCSEKASIKPQHMMMLLSELIPKNAVVVCDAGNNAIWAERLIKKYTPRTFIEPSGNTTMGFSVPAAIGAKLANRENPVVSICGDGGFIMSCNEIATAVQEELPITIVILNDGGFGAIRHFQKACYKERYIGVDLLNPDFKKLAESFGAIGVTALTLNEFKEAFDIALKADKVTVIDVHIDKEEAPSRPSSFIDKYKP
- a CDS encoding PAC2 family protein; the protein is MTWVRYLEEPMVKEPIAIVASPGLRSVGKIALEFLIKRLKPRLIAELYSEHFPAQHETIPSYIAHPDYPGFAGVLIHENQIIIPKIEFYYLKDPELLLTKGYHANFQGQYEVAKKVLDVYERFNVKRMIVLAGYGVGSKDVCCAATDSELIEEMKKYGIETEYEGEFYGLSALIFGLGRLRGIRGVCLFGRTQPNLEDPEDPDPKGARAILERLSILLNIPIDSIELNDKVI
- a CDS encoding proteasome assembly chaperone family protein, which encodes MDFKIYKEPQLRDPYMVTGLPGIGYVAKISADYLIEGLKAELFEELYSPAFPPYVLIGKDGTVELLRNEFYYWKNERSKNDLIIFTGNVQALTPEGQYEVAKEVLNRAERFKVKKLFTMAAYVTNKPITKPKVYGAATHVELLEELKRYGVIQMDVGGISGTNGLIFGLAKLKNIPAVCLLSETPGYVTPSGQTVIDQRAAQSLLEVLCKVLEIEIDLKPMEERVKFTEELIRQLEEKEKYWREVIRKATTPTPPKDIYF